One window of Nostoc sp. C052 genomic DNA carries:
- a CDS encoding phytanoyl-CoA dioxygenase family protein, with the protein MYSEGLLPLVKKEEAEPGMPGHLASKFPHSSLSTPILKRSSREPAMPQENVARFFAAVLEGKVPIEPEQESCTSNPERFVHLSEKFGYPFSLTELQAEIARHIQKPHILQLFEAALHDEALKRMLKQASQPAQLQAALLPLGYSLTPDELNAVIYTCCHCVRGLFCECRAGGIGKQVFERSRITSTDLLLPALAEDYAIAPDQIRSFHQDGHLRLRNVLTPEEIAVYRPALAAAVDRHDLEQKAMEKSVSGQSQGWKFVENLWRLDPAARKFTLAKRFGKIAADLLRVDAVRLFRDQSYFKKPGGGNTPWHQDSYFMPLDTHQVITMWVALSDVTTEMSPMIFVSAAHRRGYQGASMPNDESMDEFERNLDAKGWQRMSYGAMVAGDASFHTGWTLHSSRENTSQQTREAMVIVYYADGARVAIPPMPRNPTPPENFAAIIRQHNLSTCLPGLKSGDLAETLMNPIVYQRQPSESLSGY; encoded by the coding sequence ATGTATTCCGAGGGGCTGCTGCCTCTGGTCAAGAAAGAGGAGGCGGAGCCAGGTATGCCAGGTCATCTAGCCTCAAAATTTCCACACAGTTCACTTTCAACCCCCATCCTCAAGAGGTCAAGTAGAGAACCCGCCATGCCTCAAGAAAACGTCGCTCGATTTTTTGCCGCTGTGCTGGAAGGCAAAGTGCCGATAGAGCCAGAGCAGGAGTCCTGTACCTCTAACCCAGAGCGGTTTGTACATCTATCCGAAAAATTTGGCTATCCCTTCAGCCTGACCGAATTGCAAGCCGAGATTGCTCGCCATATTCAAAAACCCCACATCTTGCAATTATTCGAGGCGGCGTTACACGATGAGGCTTTGAAACGAATGCTGAAACAGGCGAGCCAGCCTGCTCAACTGCAAGCCGCACTATTACCGCTGGGCTACTCACTCACCCCAGATGAACTCAATGCCGTAATCTACACCTGCTGTCACTGTGTTAGGGGATTGTTCTGTGAATGTCGAGCGGGCGGCATTGGCAAGCAGGTATTTGAGCGATCGCGCATCACTTCAACCGACTTATTATTGCCAGCGTTAGCGGAGGACTATGCGATCGCCCCCGACCAAATCCGCAGCTTTCATCAAGATGGGCATCTCCGGCTCCGCAATGTCCTTACGCCTGAAGAAATCGCTGTCTATCGACCTGCACTAGCGGCGGCTGTCGATCGCCATGACCTTGAACAAAAAGCGATGGAAAAATCGGTCAGTGGTCAAAGTCAGGGTTGGAAGTTTGTCGAAAATCTATGGAGACTTGACCCAGCGGCTCGAAAGTTTACCTTAGCAAAGCGATTTGGCAAAATTGCTGCCGATTTACTTAGAGTCGATGCGGTACGACTTTTTCGGGATCAGTCCTACTTCAAGAAACCCGGCGGCGGCAATACCCCTTGGCATCAGGATAGCTACTTCATGCCCCTCGATACCCATCAAGTTATCACGATGTGGGTTGCGCTCTCTGATGTCACTACCGAAATGTCGCCCATGATTTTTGTCTCTGCTGCTCACCGACGGGGGTATCAGGGGGCATCAATGCCGAACGATGAATCGATGGATGAGTTTGAACGGAATCTCGATGCTAAAGGCTGGCAACGCATGAGCTACGGAGCAATGGTTGCAGGAGATGCGAGTTTCCATACAGGCTGGACTCTTCATAGTTCACGTGAAAACACGAGCCAGCAAACTCGTGAAGCTATGGTGATTGTTTACTATGCAGATGGTGCGCGAGTTGCAATACCGCCGATGCCTCGCAACCCCACCCCCCCAGAAAACTTTGCAGCAATCATTCGTCAACACAATCTGTCCACCTGCTTACCGGGCTTGAAATCAGGTGATTTAGCAGAAACGTTGATGAACCCGATCGTCTATCAACGGCAGCCTTCTGAATCACTGTCTGGATATTAA
- a CDS encoding prenyltransferase/squalene oxidase repeat-containing protein, translated as MWLFSLENSLQAIAPHLSPLIAPDALERLQAIGRCFPDALTYSYGFEARLHPAEPTVDFAIHITPTERDILAGLHPTIKLPDVFQQHPVWQRIRQFCLEWADPSSELHYQVNDLWLEFDAHQSQNSPDVPVPGLFVSPVPPQGGIVPDYTWIWRKALPLLCDNDMAEGVELNVIQCIHNLPTQVGIFQFGFMFGRKIEAVRFCLSGSPIQMIPHLNQLGWQGSLQEIERLFALLYSYCDGAILDIDVGSLIYPRIGVEGIYISRYLSCVNGQWASLLNHLVEQNLCEPFMRDALLKYAGYTVNKPLHQRIYIRGLSHVKLLYQPGKPLSSKVYFGVMHKPISASPTLSAGLQTRAGTSLANSAAVASPRATVTQSLQAAITFLLTSRDSQGWWTDFHLGAGLSDEWVTGYVGTTLASDSAIAVDPQALDAAQTAWTLLQARRHRITGLWGFNRFPPGDADSTGWVLQLAHALGEPQSERVQQALQSLREHWRSNGGVSTYGSAEAIRSFIYAAPEQSMEGWCGSHICVSAALAALPEVRDQLLDYLHSTQNSEGSWSAYWWHDLEYSTALAAEALAVSDDSSEAIANAVQWALQRLSPTGFIATNDHPLGSPFATAWGLRLLLLGKPEQTEAAIAAVIRWLLTQQQLDGSWESSARLRVPFPDDLDPNQFDRWVYHDKIEGSLNFDQHHVFTTATVLQALFKAKSHLPFNADAESDRPLTAVD; from the coding sequence ATGTGGCTATTTTCTTTAGAAAACTCACTTCAAGCGATCGCGCCCCACCTCTCGCCCCTGATCGCGCCAGATGCCTTGGAGCGACTTCAAGCGATCGGTCGTTGCTTCCCCGATGCACTGACCTACAGCTACGGCTTTGAAGCGCGTCTGCATCCAGCAGAGCCAACGGTCGATTTTGCCATTCATATCACTCCCACAGAGCGAGATATTTTAGCAGGCTTACATCCGACCATTAAACTACCCGATGTCTTTCAACAACATCCAGTATGGCAGCGGATTCGCCAGTTCTGTCTGGAGTGGGCAGATCCGTCTTCTGAATTGCACTATCAGGTCAACGATCTATGGCTGGAATTTGACGCACATCAGAGCCAAAATTCACCAGATGTTCCCGTTCCTGGGCTGTTTGTCAGTCCCGTCCCGCCTCAGGGAGGAATAGTTCCCGACTATACCTGGATTTGGAGAAAAGCACTACCCTTACTGTGTGATAATGATATGGCAGAGGGGGTAGAACTCAATGTCATCCAATGTATTCATAACCTTCCTACACAGGTCGGAATTTTTCAGTTTGGATTCATGTTTGGCAGAAAGATAGAAGCAGTTCGATTCTGTCTGTCAGGTTCACCGATTCAAATGATCCCCCATCTCAATCAGTTAGGATGGCAGGGATCGCTCCAGGAAATTGAGCGGCTCTTTGCCTTGCTCTATTCCTACTGCGATGGCGCAATTTTAGACATTGATGTTGGCTCCCTGATCTATCCCCGCATTGGTGTTGAAGGAATTTATATCAGCCGCTACCTGTCTTGTGTGAATGGACAATGGGCATCTCTTCTCAATCACCTCGTTGAGCAAAATTTGTGTGAACCTTTTATGCGGGATGCTTTGCTCAAGTATGCCGGCTACACGGTGAATAAGCCCCTGCATCAACGCATCTACATCAGAGGATTGAGTCACGTTAAATTGCTTTACCAACCCGGAAAGCCCTTAAGCAGCAAGGTTTACTTTGGCGTGATGCACAAACCCATTAGTGCGAGTCCTACACTTTCAGCAGGGTTACAAACCAGAGCAGGAACTAGCTTGGCGAATTCTGCTGCCGTTGCTTCTCCCCGCGCGACTGTCACTCAGAGTCTTCAGGCTGCAATCACCTTCCTTTTAACCTCCCGCGATTCTCAAGGCTGGTGGACAGACTTTCATCTTGGAGCAGGTTTAAGCGATGAATGGGTGACTGGTTATGTTGGGACAACCTTAGCGAGTGATTCCGCGATCGCAGTCGATCCCCAAGCCTTGGACGCAGCTCAAACTGCCTGGACGCTGCTTCAAGCTCGCCGTCACCGCATCACTGGACTTTGGGGCTTTAACCGATTTCCACCGGGGGATGCGGATAGCACAGGTTGGGTTCTCCAACTTGCCCATGCTCTCGGTGAGCCACAGTCAGAGCGAGTTCAGCAAGCTCTTCAATCCCTGAGAGAACACTGGCGCTCCAATGGCGGGGTTTCTACTTACGGATCGGCGGAAGCGATTCGATCGTTTATCTACGCGGCTCCAGAACAGAGTATGGAGGGTTGGTGTGGTTCTCATATCTGTGTGAGTGCGGCTCTAGCGGCTCTTCCAGAAGTACGCGACCAACTGCTCGATTATTTGCACTCGACTCAGAACAGTGAGGGTAGCTGGTCTGCTTATTGGTGGCACGATCTCGAATATTCTACTGCTTTAGCTGCTGAAGCTTTAGCTGTAAGTGATGATTCCTCTGAAGCGATTGCGAACGCCGTTCAATGGGCTTTGCAGCGCCTTAGTCCAACGGGTTTCATTGCGACTAACGATCATCCATTGGGATCGCCTTTTGCGACTGCTTGGGGTTTACGATTGTTATTGTTAGGCAAACCAGAGCAAACGGAAGCAGCGATCGCTGCTGTCATTCGATGGTTGCTTACTCAGCAACAGCTAGATGGCTCATGGGAATCTTCCGCCCGCCTGCGGGTTCCGTTCCCTGATGATTTAGATCCAAACCAGTTCGATCGATGGGTCTATCATGACAAGATTGAAGGAAGCCTGAATTTTGATCAACATCATGTCTTTACAACGGCGACGGTGCTACAAGCCCTCTTTAAGGCGAAATCTCATCTACCATTCAACGCCGATGCAGAAAGCGATCGTCCATTAACTGCTGTCGATTAA